In Numenius arquata chromosome 3, bNumArq3.hap1.1, whole genome shotgun sequence, one genomic interval encodes:
- the GCG gene encoding pro-glucagon translates to MKMKSVYFVAGLLLMTVQGSWQNPLQDTEEKSRSFKASQSEPLDESRQLNEVKRHSQGTFTSDYSKYLDTRRAQDFVQWLMSTKRNGQQGQEDKESDKFPDQLSSNAISKRHAEFERHAEGTYTSDITSYLEGQAAKEFIAWLVNGRGRRDFPEKALVAEEMGRRHADGTFTSDINKVLDDMAAKEFLKWLINTKVTQRDLLEEYQ, encoded by the exons atgaaaatgaaaagtgttTATTTTGTTGCTGGGCTCCTTTTAATGACAGTTCAAGGCAGCTGGCAAAATCCTCTTCAGGATACAGAGGAGAAATCAAG ATCATTCAAAGCTTCCCAGTCTGAACCATTAGATGAATCTAGACAGCTGAATGAAGTTAAACGTCACTCACAAGGCACATTCACCAGTGATTACAGCAAGTACTTGGACACTAGACGAGCTCAGGACTTCGTGCAATGGTTAATGAGCACTAAAAGAAATGG CCAACAAGGACAGGAGGACAAAGAAAGTGACAAATTCCCGGACCAGCTCTCAAG CAATGCGATCTCCAAGCGTCATGCTGAATTCGAGAGACATGCTGAAGGCACCTACACCAGTGATATCACCTCTTATTTGGAAGGTCAAGCTGCCAAAGAGTTCATTGCTTGGTTAGTGAATGGACGAGGAAGAAGAGA TTTCCCAGAAAAAGCTCTTGTGGCCGAAGAAATGGGCCGAAGACATGCAGATGGCACTTTCACGAGTGATATCAACAAAGTCCTTGATGACATGGCTGCCAAAGAGTTCCTAAAATGGCTGATTAACACCAAAGTTACCCAAAG ggaccTTTTGGAGGAATACCAGTAA